A single genomic interval of Oceanithermus profundus DSM 14977 harbors:
- a CDS encoding ABC transporter ATP-binding protein — protein sequence MQALVEARNLHKVYKADGVETPALRGVDFSARAGEFTAIAGPSGSGKSTLLHLLGGLDLPTEGEVWLDGERLDEKDAVARARLRLWKVGFVFQAYNLIPVLTALENAAFVLELRGLPARERAERARAALAELEMDGFADRKPNQLSGGQQQRVAVARALAAEPAVIFADEPTANLDSKTGLALIEYMKRLNREKGVTFIFSTHDPRLLEHVRRVVHLEDGRIVHEEERG from the coding sequence ATGCAAGCACTCGTAGAAGCCAGGAACCTGCACAAAGTCTACAAGGCCGACGGCGTGGAAACCCCGGCCCTGCGTGGCGTGGACTTCAGCGCCCGCGCCGGGGAGTTCACGGCGATCGCCGGCCCTTCGGGTTCGGGCAAGAGCACCCTGCTGCACCTGCTCGGCGGCCTCGACCTGCCGACCGAGGGCGAGGTCTGGCTGGACGGGGAGCGCCTGGACGAGAAGGACGCGGTGGCCCGCGCGCGGCTGCGGCTGTGGAAGGTGGGCTTCGTCTTCCAGGCCTACAACCTCATCCCCGTGCTCACGGCGCTCGAGAATGCCGCCTTCGTGCTCGAGCTGCGGGGGCTGCCCGCGCGCGAACGCGCCGAACGGGCCCGCGCGGCGCTGGCCGAGCTGGAGATGGACGGCTTCGCCGACCGCAAACCCAACCAGCTCTCCGGCGGCCAGCAGCAGCGGGTCGCGGTCGCGCGGGCGCTGGCCGCGGAACCGGCCGTCATCTTCGCCGACGAGCCGACGGCCAACCTGGACTCCAAGACGGGCCTGGCGTTGATCGAGTACATGAAGCGGCTCAACCGCGAGAAGGGCGTGACCTTCATCTTCTCCACCCACGACCCGCGCCTGCTCGAGCACGTGCGGCGGGTCGTGCACCTGGAAGACGGCCGCATCGTGCACGAGGAGGAGCGCGGCTAG
- a CDS encoding ABC transporter ATP-binding protein — MSTTPKTERKWLLRVNNIEVVYQDIIQVLRGVSINIPEGRITALLGPNGAGKTTTLRAISGLLVPEDGAVRDGTIVYQGREIQNLPPEQIVKLGIVQVPEGRHVFKHLTVEENLRVGSITRRDGKVREDLERIYHYFPRLADLRHRLAGYTSGGEQQMLAIGRALLAAPKLLLLDEPSLGLAPLLVREIFDIVARINAEEGVTVLVVEQNAAIALAVSDYAYIMEQGKIVLEGEAEALKENPDVKEFYLGTAKAGGRKSFRDVKSYKRRKRFM, encoded by the coding sequence GTGAGCACGACCCCCAAGACCGAGCGCAAATGGCTCCTGCGCGTTAACAACATCGAAGTCGTCTACCAGGACATCATCCAGGTGCTGCGCGGGGTTTCGATCAACATTCCCGAAGGCCGCATCACCGCGCTCCTGGGCCCGAACGGCGCGGGGAAGACCACGACGCTGCGCGCCATTTCGGGCCTGCTCGTGCCCGAGGACGGCGCGGTGCGCGACGGCACGATCGTCTACCAGGGGCGCGAGATCCAGAACCTGCCGCCCGAGCAGATCGTCAAGCTGGGCATCGTCCAGGTGCCCGAAGGGCGGCACGTCTTCAAGCACCTGACCGTCGAGGAGAACCTGCGCGTGGGCTCGATCACCCGCCGTGACGGCAAGGTGCGCGAGGACCTGGAGCGCATCTACCACTACTTCCCGCGCCTCGCCGACCTGCGCCACCGCCTCGCCGGGTACACCAGCGGCGGCGAGCAGCAGATGCTGGCCATCGGGCGGGCGCTTCTGGCCGCGCCCAAGCTGCTGCTCCTCGACGAGCCCAGCCTGGGGCTCGCGCCCCTCTTGGTGCGCGAGATCTTCGACATCGTCGCCCGCATCAACGCCGAGGAGGGCGTGACCGTGCTCGTCGTCGAACAGAACGCGGCCATCGCCCTGGCCGTAAGCGACTACGCCTACATCATGGAGCAGGGCAAGATCGTGCTCGAGGGCGAGGCCGAGGCCCTGAAGGAGAACCCCGACGTCAAGGAGTTCTACCTTGGCACGGCCAAGGCGGGCGGGCGCAAGTCCTTCCGCGACGTCAAGTCGTACAAGCGTAGAAAACGCTTCATGTAG
- a CDS encoding ABC transporter substrate-binding protein gives MKNKWTLWALAAVLAMGFAAAEKVHIMWSGAITGPTSDAGKYYAQGIEDYCSWANDTGYVSGVEFVCETRDDQYNNANTLRNFEEAVDRGDPVFLGYSTGGTLQLKPLVQEVGMPFIPASYHIGNIDPPDNDYIFLPIASYSEQVIAVLEYIAKVSPGAKVAMAIHPSPFGRAPVEDAKKAAKDLGIEIVEVQEMAKGLDYTATLKRFENKGVEYIVYQNVAGPVANMIKDAKRLGLKIKHAGAHYAGGPDLLRLAGDAAEGFLWVTAYYMPHEDNAAAKFVKELGAKYGRPADTIESVHYPSGMLAAAIAIEAIKEAKDAGKKINSESVYQALLKMNWPNKLAVGPVTYSKDDHVGVDQLRVLEAKNGTFVPVTEPFSSELFRKVHYGK, from the coding sequence ATGAAGAACAAATGGACGTTGTGGGCCTTGGCCGCGGTACTCGCGATGGGATTTGCGGCCGCAGAAAAAGTGCACATCATGTGGTCCGGGGCCATCACCGGTCCCACCTCCGACGCGGGCAAGTACTACGCTCAGGGCATCGAGGACTACTGCAGCTGGGCGAACGACACCGGCTACGTTTCGGGCGTCGAGTTCGTCTGCGAAACGCGCGACGACCAGTACAACAACGCCAACACCCTGCGCAACTTCGAGGAGGCCGTGGACCGGGGCGACCCCGTCTTCCTGGGCTACTCGACCGGCGGCACGCTCCAGCTCAAGCCGCTGGTGCAGGAGGTGGGCATGCCCTTCATCCCCGCTTCCTACCACATCGGCAACATCGACCCGCCCGACAACGACTACATCTTCCTGCCCATCGCCTCGTACTCCGAGCAGGTGATCGCGGTCCTCGAGTACATCGCCAAGGTGTCGCCGGGCGCCAAGGTGGCCATGGCCATCCACCCCTCGCCCTTCGGCCGCGCGCCGGTCGAGGACGCCAAGAAGGCGGCCAAGGACCTGGGCATCGAGATCGTCGAGGTGCAGGAGATGGCCAAGGGCCTCGACTACACCGCGACCCTCAAGCGCTTCGAGAACAAGGGCGTGGAGTACATCGTCTACCAGAACGTCGCCGGGCCGGTGGCCAACATGATCAAGGACGCGAAGCGCCTCGGTCTCAAGATCAAGCACGCCGGCGCGCACTACGCGGGCGGCCCCGACCTGCTCCGCCTCGCGGGGGATGCGGCCGAGGGCTTCCTCTGGGTGACGGCCTACTACATGCCGCATGAGGACAACGCCGCCGCGAAGTTCGTGAAGGAGCTGGGCGCCAAGTACGGCCGCCCCGCCGACACGATCGAGAGCGTGCACTACCCCTCGGGCATGCTGGCCGCGGCCATCGCCATCGAAGCGATCAAGGAGGCCAAGGACGCCGGCAAGAAGATCAACTCCGAAAGCGTCTACCAGGCCCTGCTGAAGATGAACTGGCCCAACAAGCTGGCCGTGGGCCCGGTGACCTACAGCAAGGACGACCACGTGGGCGTGGACCAGCTGCGCGTGCTCGAGGCCAAGAACGGCACCTTCGTGCCGGTGACCGAGCCCTTCAGCTCCGAGCTCTTCCGCAAGGTGCACTACGGCAAGTAG
- a CDS encoding branched-chain amino acid ABC transporter permease → MRNPWTRTGNYKTSYAQDTTIFATFSEQASLVVFLIGMLVLPQFLSRGNMQILDLILIYALAVLGLNIITGYAGLINIGHAAFLGVGAYTAALVAPYLPFWAVLPVSGLVAAAAGAVVGIPALRIKHLYLAIATLAFQLIFEWAVGHSPALEQGGAMAMPRVVFLGYKVGFKNHHYFWYYVTFVVLVIMAFGFRNLLRTRFGRSLVAVRDNDRAADAMGMDPGRTKVFAFALGAFYAGVAGALYAYWSRAVVIEDYSLMISIKFLAMAIVGGLGTLVGSFFGPAFLELLDINMETFSYWIKTIYNPPGVDVGSAIRPLAFGLAIVLFLIFEPRGLANWWRLLRSYFRNWPFKY, encoded by the coding sequence ATGCGTAACCCCTGGACGCGCACGGGCAACTACAAGACCAGCTACGCACAGGACACCACCATCTTCGCCACCTTCAGCGAACAGGCGAGCCTGGTCGTCTTCCTGATCGGCATGCTCGTGCTGCCCCAGTTCCTCAGCCGCGGCAACATGCAGATCCTCGACCTCATCCTCATCTACGCGCTGGCCGTGCTGGGGCTCAACATCATCACCGGCTACGCGGGGCTGATCAACATCGGCCACGCCGCCTTCCTGGGGGTGGGCGCCTACACCGCGGCGCTGGTCGCGCCCTACCTGCCCTTCTGGGCGGTGCTGCCCGTCTCGGGTCTGGTGGCCGCCGCGGCTGGGGCGGTGGTGGGCATCCCGGCGCTGCGCATCAAGCACCTCTACCTCGCCATCGCCACCCTCGCCTTCCAGCTGATCTTCGAGTGGGCGGTGGGGCACTCGCCGGCGCTCGAGCAGGGCGGCGCGATGGCCATGCCCCGGGTCGTCTTCCTGGGCTACAAGGTGGGGTTCAAGAACCACCACTACTTCTGGTACTACGTGACCTTCGTCGTCCTCGTCATCATGGCCTTCGGCTTCCGCAACCTGCTGCGCACCCGCTTCGGCCGTTCGCTGGTGGCTGTGCGCGACAACGACCGCGCCGCCGACGCCATGGGGATGGACCCGGGCCGGACCAAGGTCTTCGCCTTCGCCCTGGGGGCCTTCTACGCCGGCGTGGCCGGGGCGCTCTACGCCTACTGGTCGCGCGCGGTGGTGATCGAGGACTACTCGCTGATGATCTCGATCAAGTTCCTGGCCATGGCCATCGTGGGCGGCCTCGGCACCCTCGTGGGCAGCTTCTTCGGGCCGGCCTTCCTGGAGCTGCTCGACATCAACATGGAGACCTTCTCCTACTGGATCAAGACGATCTACAATCCGCCGGGCGTCGACGTCGGCTCGGCGATCCGGCCCCTGGCCTTCGGCCTCGCCATCGTGCTCTTCCTCATCTTCGAGCCGCGGGGGCTCGCGAACTGGTGGCGGCTGTTGCGCAGCTACTTCCGCAACTGGCCGTTCAAGTACTAG
- a CDS encoding branched-chain amino acid ABC transporter permease encodes MSYFFQLLVSGIVVGSVYALAALGFVLIYKASRVINFAHGHFIAIGAFTAYALATSLGLSVWIAAALALAFTAVVGYFTERVFLKPLVGQPIISVIMVTIGLASVFGGLIHLTPYGSGNFSLPGFLPEGGVSFAGISVSYPQLLAVVFTAVFLAAFGWFFQRSTVGIAMRAVADDQMASMSLGVSVEKVFALAWAAAGITAAAAGLIVGAISGLNLEGLVGIGLKVFPVVILGGLDSIPGAVVGGIIIGILENLAAGYLDAYIPGGGTGDVFPFLVLLLVLWFKPHGLFGTEEIERV; translated from the coding sequence ATGAGCTACTTCTTCCAGCTGCTGGTCTCCGGCATCGTCGTGGGGTCGGTCTACGCGCTGGCGGCGCTGGGCTTCGTCCTCATCTACAAGGCCAGCCGCGTCATCAACTTCGCCCACGGCCACTTCATCGCCATCGGCGCCTTCACCGCCTACGCCCTCGCGACCAGCCTGGGGCTCTCCGTCTGGATCGCCGCGGCGCTCGCCCTCGCCTTCACCGCGGTCGTCGGTTACTTCACCGAGCGGGTCTTCCTCAAGCCGCTCGTGGGCCAGCCGATCATCAGCGTCATCATGGTGACGATCGGCCTCGCCTCGGTCTTCGGCGGGCTCATCCACCTGACGCCCTACGGTTCGGGCAACTTCTCGCTCCCGGGCTTCCTCCCCGAGGGCGGCGTCAGCTTCGCCGGCATCAGCGTCAGCTACCCGCAGCTCCTCGCCGTCGTCTTCACCGCCGTCTTCCTGGCGGCGTTCGGCTGGTTCTTCCAGCGTTCCACCGTCGGCATCGCCATGCGGGCGGTCGCCGACGACCAGATGGCCTCGATGAGCCTGGGCGTCTCGGTCGAGAAGGTTTTCGCCCTCGCCTGGGCGGCGGCGGGCATCACCGCCGCCGCGGCCGGCCTGATCGTGGGGGCGATCTCGGGCCTCAACCTGGAGGGCCTCGTCGGCATCGGGCTCAAGGTCTTCCCGGTCGTCATCCTCGGCGGGCTCGACTCGATTCCCGGGGCCGTCGTGGGCGGCATCATCATCGGCATCCTCGAGAACCTGGCCGCCGGCTACCTCGACGCCTACATCCCCGGCGGCGGCACCGGCGACGTCTTCCCCTTCCTGGTGCTGTTGCTCGTGCTTTGGTTCAAACCGCACGGCCTCTTCGGCACCGAGGAGATCGAACGTGTATAG
- a CDS encoding long-chain fatty acid--CoA ligase: MKIIRPSADLKRYTLPQLLKLRAENEGERVALREKDFGIWNEVTYAEYYANVRDFAHGLLALGYEPGEKFAVIAENIPEWVYAELAVQGLGGVSVGIYPSSVPAEVAYVMDYADVTMALVQDQEQADKLLEVKDELPKLRRIVYEDPRGMRGYDPDLFVSFEEVLDLGRKHRHAEPRAYEERLEAGRPDDVAHFSLTSGTTGKPKAAMLTHKNLIHMGVALQEIDPMEPTDDYLSFLPLAWIGEQMMTMGMGLTGGFAVNFPEEVATAMSDLVEIGPHLMFSPPRVWEGIQSRIWVDISESYAFNRWVYRQLMKVGYKAADYRMHGKPMPLGLRLAYAFAHAVLFRPLKDQLGFLRLRRAYTGGAALGPDVFRFFHALGVNLKQIYGQTEITGIAFVHRDGDVRYDTVGVPIPGTEVKISDEGEILARSDAVCAGYYKRDDATAELLEGGWLHSGDAGYLTEDGHLVVIDRLSDVMHTAGGEMFSPQFLENKLKFSPFIKEAVVYGDRRPYLAAFINIDPQTVGKWAEDRGLAYTTYMDLSSKPEVAELIRREVEQVNADLPEGLRIRRFVLLFKLLDADDDELTRTGKVRRKFVAERYHDLVEALYGDADEVLVKTEFKYQDGSVQRVEAKVRVIDLTPGPAREEVGA; the protein is encoded by the coding sequence ATGAAGATCATCCGTCCCAGCGCCGACTTGAAACGGTACACGCTGCCGCAGCTCCTCAAGCTGCGCGCCGAGAACGAAGGCGAGCGCGTGGCGCTGCGCGAGAAGGACTTCGGCATCTGGAACGAGGTGACCTACGCCGAGTACTACGCCAACGTGCGCGACTTCGCGCACGGGCTGCTCGCGCTGGGTTACGAGCCCGGCGAGAAGTTCGCGGTCATCGCCGAGAACATTCCCGAGTGGGTCTACGCCGAGCTGGCTGTGCAGGGGCTCGGCGGCGTCTCCGTGGGCATCTACCCCTCTTCGGTCCCCGCCGAGGTCGCCTACGTGATGGACTACGCCGACGTCACGATGGCGCTCGTGCAGGATCAGGAGCAGGCCGACAAGCTGCTCGAGGTCAAGGACGAGCTTCCCAAGCTGCGCCGGATCGTCTACGAGGATCCGCGCGGCATGCGCGGCTACGACCCCGACCTCTTCGTCAGCTTCGAAGAAGTCCTCGATCTGGGGCGCAAGCACCGCCACGCCGAACCGCGCGCCTACGAGGAGCGGCTCGAGGCGGGGCGACCCGACGACGTGGCCCACTTCTCGCTCACCTCGGGCACCACGGGCAAGCCCAAGGCGGCGATGCTCACCCACAAGAACCTGATCCACATGGGCGTGGCGCTGCAGGAGATCGACCCCATGGAGCCCACCGACGACTACCTCTCCTTCCTGCCGCTGGCCTGGATCGGGGAACAGATGATGACGATGGGCATGGGGCTCACCGGCGGGTTCGCGGTCAACTTCCCCGAGGAGGTGGCCACCGCCATGAGCGACCTCGTCGAGATCGGCCCCCACCTGATGTTCAGCCCGCCGCGCGTCTGGGAGGGCATCCAGAGCCGCATCTGGGTGGACATCAGCGAGTCCTACGCCTTCAACCGCTGGGTCTACCGCCAGCTGATGAAGGTGGGCTACAAGGCGGCCGACTACCGCATGCACGGCAAACCCATGCCCCTGGGCCTGCGCCTTGCCTACGCCTTCGCGCACGCGGTCCTCTTCCGGCCGCTCAAAGACCAGCTGGGCTTCTTGCGCCTGCGCCGGGCCTACACCGGCGGGGCGGCGCTCGGCCCCGACGTCTTCCGCTTCTTCCACGCCCTGGGGGTCAACCTCAAGCAGATCTACGGCCAGACCGAGATCACCGGCATCGCCTTCGTCCACCGCGACGGCGACGTGCGCTACGACACCGTGGGGGTGCCCATCCCCGGCACCGAGGTGAAGATCAGCGACGAGGGCGAGATCCTGGCGCGTTCCGACGCCGTCTGCGCCGGCTACTACAAGCGCGACGACGCCACCGCCGAGCTGCTCGAGGGCGGCTGGCTGCACTCGGGCGACGCCGGCTACCTGACCGAGGACGGGCACCTCGTCGTCATCGACCGCCTCTCCGACGTCATGCACACCGCCGGCGGCGAGATGTTCAGCCCCCAGTTCCTGGAGAACAAGCTCAAGTTCAGCCCCTTCATCAAGGAGGCTGTCGTCTACGGCGACCGCCGGCCCTACCTGGCCGCCTTCATCAACATCGACCCCCAGACCGTGGGCAAGTGGGCCGAGGACCGCGGCCTCGCCTACACCACCTACATGGACCTCTCGAGCAAGCCCGAGGTGGCCGAGCTGATTCGGCGCGAGGTCGAGCAGGTGAACGCCGACCTGCCCGAAGGGCTGCGCATCCGCCGCTTCGTGCTGCTCTTCAAGCTGCTCGACGCCGACGACGACGAGCTGACCCGCACCGGTAAGGTGCGGCGCAAGTTCGTCGCCGAGCGCTACCACGACCTGGTGGAGGCGCTCTACGGCGACGCCGACGAGGTGCTCGTGAAGACCGAGTTCAAGTACCAGGACGGTTCGGTGCAACGCGTGGAGGCGAAGGTGCGCGTGATCGATCTGACCCCGGGCCCCGCCCGTGAGGAGGTGGGCGCATGA
- a CDS encoding ABC transporter ATP-binding protein: MAQLSVENVTLSFGGINALNGVDVVVEPGELVSIIGPNGAGKTSLLNCISGFYHPTHGRITFEGHDLTHASPHTITGYGVARAFQNIELFGGVSVLENLMLARHTYLKYSIGAASVFYGSARRVEVENRRVVEDVIDFMELEPYRKALVGNLPYGVRKRVEVARALSLEPKLLLLDEPMAGMTLEEKEDMVRFILDILAERGTTVILIEHDLGVVMDISDRVYVLDFGMVIATGKPEDVAENPAVIEAYVGGAG; the protein is encoded by the coding sequence TTGGCGCAGCTTTCAGTCGAAAACGTTACCTTAAGCTTCGGGGGTATCAACGCACTCAACGGCGTCGACGTCGTCGTGGAGCCGGGGGAGCTGGTCTCGATCATCGGCCCCAACGGGGCGGGGAAGACCAGCCTGCTCAACTGCATCTCCGGCTTCTACCACCCGACCCACGGTCGCATCACCTTCGAGGGTCACGACCTCACCCACGCCAGCCCCCACACGATCACGGGCTACGGGGTGGCGCGTGCGTTCCAGAACATCGAGCTCTTCGGGGGCGTCTCCGTCCTCGAGAACCTGATGCTGGCGCGCCACACCTACCTGAAGTACTCGATCGGCGCCGCCTCCGTGTTCTACGGTTCCGCGCGCCGGGTCGAGGTCGAAAACCGCCGCGTCGTCGAGGACGTGATCGACTTCATGGAGCTCGAGCCCTACCGCAAGGCGCTGGTGGGCAACCTGCCCTACGGGGTGCGCAAGCGCGTCGAGGTGGCGCGGGCGCTCTCGCTCGAGCCCAAGCTGCTGCTGCTCGACGAGCCGATGGCGGGGATGACGCTCGAGGAGAAAGAGGACATGGTCCGCTTCATCCTCGACATCCTCGCCGAGCGCGGCACCACGGTGATCCTCATCGAGCACGACCTGGGGGTGGTGATGGACATCTCCGACCGCGTCTACGTCCTCGACTTCGGGATGGTGATCGCCACCGGCAAGCCCGAGGACGTGGCCGAGAACCCGGCCGTCATCGAGGCCTACGTGGGGGGTGCGGGATGA
- the trpC gene encoding indole-3-glycerol phosphate synthase TrpC: MVPDLNRVPGVLGRIARRRLERVAAGGRRTHGPPAGRPPSFAEALAAPGLSVIAEVKRKSPSEGAIADLDAAEVARAYARAGARAVSVLTEPEFFAGSDADLEAARAAVELPLLRKDFVVHPVQVDEARALGASAVLLIVAVLGPLTGAYLEAARTAGLDALVEVHDEREAELALEAGAEILGVNNRDLTTLRVDLGTAPRVARHVRALGFDGLLVAESGYRAREELAALEGRFDAVLIGSSLARDPDPEAALRRLIGSA, translated from the coding sequence ATGGTTCCTGACCTTAACCGCGTTCCCGGCGTGCTGGGGCGCATCGCCCGCCGCCGCTTGGAGCGGGTCGCAGCCGGCGGCCGGCGGACGCACGGCCCGCCGGCCGGGCGGCCGCCCTCCTTCGCGGAGGCGCTGGCGGCGCCGGGCCTCTCGGTGATCGCCGAGGTCAAGCGCAAGAGCCCTTCGGAGGGGGCGATCGCCGACCTGGACGCCGCCGAGGTGGCGCGCGCCTACGCCCGCGCGGGGGCGCGGGCCGTGAGCGTGTTGACCGAACCCGAGTTCTTCGCCGGGAGCGACGCCGACCTGGAGGCCGCGCGCGCGGCCGTGGAGCTGCCGCTTCTGCGCAAGGACTTCGTGGTTCATCCGGTCCAGGTGGACGAGGCGCGCGCGCTCGGGGCCTCGGCGGTGCTGCTCATCGTGGCCGTACTGGGCCCGCTCACCGGGGCCTACCTGGAGGCGGCGCGCACTGCGGGGCTCGACGCCCTGGTCGAGGTGCACGACGAACGCGAGGCGGAGCTGGCCCTGGAAGCCGGGGCGGAGATCCTGGGCGTGAACAACCGCGACCTGACGACGCTGCGGGTGGACCTGGGCACGGCCCCCCGGGTGGCCCGCCACGTCCGCGCGTTGGGTTTCGATGGGTTGCTGGTGGCCGAGTCCGGCTACCGCGCCCGCGAAGAGCTCGCGGCCCTCGAAGGGCGTTTCGACGCCGTGCTCATCGGCAGCTCGCTGGCGCGCGATCCGGACCCCGAAGCGGCGCTGCGGCGCCTCATCGGCTCAGCTTAA
- a CDS encoding isoaspartyl peptidase/L-asparaginase family protein: protein MALVGGGPALLVHGGAGRVEASGRDDRVAGVVRARDAAWALLEQGATALEAVLEAVRRLEDDPLFNAGTGAALNRDGFAELDAAVMDGEDLGFGAVAAVRDVKNPVLLAAEVLRSEHVLLVGEGASRFARERGIPACDPGELVTERQRRRWSLARRRALEERSGTVGAVALDAAGRLAAATSTGGMVDQRVGRVGDTPLPGAGTYAEAGLGAVSATGHGEYFARALAAYRAAGALRDAPPERAVRTALEAVARLGGAGGLILVDAQGRLAWHHTTPEMSVAWRTQAGEGAQIAPGA, encoded by the coding sequence GTGGCGTTGGTAGGCGGCGGGCCCGCGCTTTTGGTCCACGGCGGCGCGGGGCGCGTCGAGGCGTCGGGCCGGGACGACCGCGTCGCCGGGGTGGTGCGCGCACGCGACGCGGCCTGGGCGTTGCTCGAACAGGGCGCAACCGCGCTGGAGGCGGTGCTCGAGGCCGTGCGTCGGCTCGAGGACGACCCCCTCTTCAACGCCGGCACCGGCGCGGCCCTGAACCGCGACGGTTTCGCCGAGCTGGACGCCGCCGTCATGGACGGCGAGGACCTGGGCTTCGGCGCCGTCGCTGCGGTGCGCGACGTCAAGAACCCGGTGCTGCTGGCCGCCGAAGTGCTGCGCTCCGAACACGTCCTGCTGGTCGGTGAGGGGGCGAGCCGCTTCGCGCGCGAGCGCGGCATCCCCGCATGCGATCCCGGCGAGCTCGTGACCGAGCGCCAACGGCGCCGCTGGTCGCTGGCCCGCCGGCGCGCGCTGGAGGAGCGTTCGGGCACCGTGGGCGCGGTGGCCCTGGACGCCGCGGGCCGATTGGCGGCGGCCACCTCCACCGGGGGGATGGTCGACCAGCGGGTCGGGCGCGTCGGCGACACCCCGCTGCCGGGCGCCGGAACCTACGCCGAGGCGGGGCTGGGGGCGGTCAGCGCCACGGGGCACGGGGAGTACTTCGCCCGGGCGCTGGCGGCCTACCGCGCCGCCGGCGCGCTGCGCGACGCACCCCCCGAACGGGCGGTGCGTACGGCCCTGGAGGCGGTCGCGCGCTTGGGCGGAGCCGGGGGCCTGATCCTCGTGGACGCGCAGGGCCGCCTGGCCTGGCACCACACGACCCCCGAGATGAGCGTGGCTTGGCGCACGCAGGCCGGCGAGGGCGCCCAGATCGCTCCGGGCGCGTGA